A genomic region of Candidatus Binatia bacterium contains the following coding sequences:
- a CDS encoding helix-turn-helix domain-containing protein, which translates to MQAKGVRNGPEGPFVFVARGITRMQPTRALEQSPVNVVRDELAELWLPAGGSSLERIKMALDAATSSLDDVRECLQKFSETIQPGANAAPSGQAVLLTVPQVCGLLGYHKTKVYGLMKRGLLPYLLDRRTGRRRVEYRAVQQFVKRLRARRLERSAP; encoded by the coding sequence ATGCAGGCAAAAGGCGTACGTAACGGCCCCGAGGGACCTTTTGTTTTTGTCGCGCGCGGGATCACTCGAATGCAACCAACACGAGCCTTAGAGCAAAGCCCCGTCAACGTCGTTCGCGACGAACTTGCCGAATTGTGGCTGCCGGCCGGCGGATCTTCTCTGGAACGGATTAAAATGGCGCTTGATGCAGCAACCAGTAGCCTCGACGATGTGCGTGAATGCTTGCAGAAGTTTTCAGAAACGATCCAACCCGGCGCCAACGCTGCGCCAAGCGGTCAAGCCGTTCTGCTGACGGTACCGCAGGTGTGCGGGCTCCTTGGATACCACAAAACGAAAGTCTACGGCTTGATGAAGCGTGGCCTGCTCCCATATCTGCTTGACCGGAGGACGGGGCGCCGTCGGGTCGAGTACCGAGCTGTCCAGCAGTTTGTGAAAAGACTGCGCGCCCGCCGTCTTGAACGGAGTGCTCCCTGA